GCTCATAAAAGCCATTATAGAAATCAACGGGCACGTTTTCGTAAGCGTCACTGAAAATAGAGATGACATCATCCGGATCTTCGGTTGGTGTAGGGGCCGGAGTGAAATTACCGATTGATTCGATGATCAGTGCACCACTGGCATTCAAGTCACCCAAAGTTGCAGTTATTTCTGCAGTACCCTGGCCAACAACGTTTACTTCTCCGTCTTCATTTACTGTAGCAACACTTTGGTCGGATGAACTGAATGAATAGTATGCCGGTGCAGCACCCACGGTTACATCCACTCCGTTAGCCTGGTTTACGGTAAATGTAAGACCGCTAACCGAAGTATTTGAACCAATAAAACTGGTTTGAGTCTCTTCGTTTCCATTCAAAATAGCCGGTCGTGCCTGTGCCAAGCCGGGAAGGTTTTCGTATTGGAGTTCATCCACCCAAAATGAGTAACCATCTCCATCTTCAGGCCCTTCAGCATACCAAAACAGTCCCTGTTCTGAGGTCAGAACGGATGGATCAGGGATAGGAATAATATACTTTTCCCAATTGGTGGTAAGCTTGAGATCATTCCGTGTTACCGCATATTGATCACCTAAGAAATCCTGACCGAAACCGATATCATTGATTGATCCGGCTTTTGTTCCTTTGGCATAAAACGTTAATGCATTGTAAGAAGTTAAATTTCTCCCTCCGTTTTCATCTCTGAATATTGCACCGGCATATGCTCCTGCCGGATCACCTACGTTTGGTACATCAAAGCGCATGGATGCTGCAGAGTTATCATAGGTATCATCTTCATCCACGCTGAATGCATCCTGTCTTGAATCTTCGTAAGGATAGTATTCAAGTCCGGCACTAAAGCCATCAATAAATACTTCAGGGTTAGCCGGGAAATCCGGTTCTTCCAGGCCGTCAACGCTTCGCTCACAGCCCTGTGCAAAGAACATGAGTAGCAAGCCTGCCAGTATCGTAAGTTGGGTGCTTTTTAATTCCAAAAATTTCATGTTTCTGCCTCTTTATTAGTTGGTAAGATTAATTTGAATGTATGTTCTGAATTCCCACTCACTTCCATTGTCAAATCCGAAAGCAGTAGGATCGGGGACAAGTTCCCCGCTTGGATCCATCATATACGTCGGCGCATATCGGGGTGAGAAATCATCCAGCGATCTCCATGTACCTCTTACACCAATTCTGGTAGAAGGCAGGTCAAACCAGTCCGGTCTTCCTAAATCTGTAGAGAAGTCTGCCATCAACTGAAGAGGGAATGTTAAGTTGAAATCTCTGTGGTAATCGTAAGGCCCCCAATCATTCACTTTAACGTGAGAGCTGAATTTTAACTGCTTATAGATCATCCTCAAGTCACCGCCAAATCGGGTAATCAGTCTTGGGTCACTGCCATTTGCCTGTGCTTCTCCTCCATATAGATTGGCAATGATGCCCAAATCCCGGTTAACTTTAGAGACAATTCGTGCATTCACTTCCCAAAGTCCGTTTAATCCGAAAATATTTTCATCGGGTACGGGTGGAGCTCCCGGGAACGGAAAGAATGTTCTTCCGTCGGGTAAAATACCAATGGCTGCATCCTGTGTTGTTGGCAGATATCTGTATACGAAACCAAGGCTCATTGCCAATGCGGCATCTTCTGCCATATCATTATCCCACTCATACATGTAGGTGCCCGGGGTTGGATCGTATGTTAACAGAAGTTCACCGGCTACCTGCTCTCTGTTGGATCTTACCACAAATGGATCATCCAGAATGTTTCGTGGCCTTGCCGGAGCATCAACACCGGAAGGAATAGGTCCTTCAATCGGTTTTTGCCATAGAAAGTTAGGAGCTACCTGGATGTTACCAAGCATGTATGTAAACCCGGATAGGAAATTATACTGGTTTCCGCTGCCGCTGTCTTTCAGTCTCCAGCCGGTGAATGTCATTGTTTGATCTGCACCACCTTGTGCAACCAATCCCATAACTGCAGACTGTGCGTACCAGTTAAACCGGCCTCCTTCGTAGGTGAGTTTTAATTTACCACCCCAGTTATCTTCCGGTTTAATCTCATCTACATATACATCGTAGCCGCCATCGGCCTGTTCTCGAGCAAGTTGAAACTCACGGCCATTCAGAGGCTCACCGGCCCAAATACCGCCCAGCTCAACTCCAAAGTTTCCAAAATCACGACCCGCATAGAGTGTCAATCGTCTTGTTTTGGGTTGAGGAATCGCAAATGAACTTCCAGTTAACCCTTGTCGCTCAATATCTTCATGAAAGATACCGGTTAATGATGTTTGTCCGATATCTCTGGAGTATTTCAGTAAAACAGCCGGGTTTGCTCCCCACCATAATTGAGGACCAAAGGCAAGCTTCGCTCCATCAAGCATTTTTTTACCTTCCGCTTCGAATCCAAATGGAGCCTCGCCGTTATAGGTAAAGATCTGGTCGCCGTAATTCGATTCCGGGTATAAACCGAAGAAGTCTCCTTCATAACCCCAATGGTAGTGCCCAGTGCGGTAAAATCCATCAAGATTGAAATATTCATCATTCCAGGAGTAACTGGCACTGTAAATATCAACCCGATTGAGTGATTCGGCCGTAACGTTTCCATTTTGCCCCATAAGCTCTACCGCTCGTCCGCGGTTTTCGTAAAAGATTTCATCAATTGGGTTCTCTGCAACATTCCCCAAAACGTTTGCAACCACTTCGGCTCTCATGTTTGGAGATGGATTTGCTTCCACTCCTATTAAGTAGGATTGCATGTGATCAAAACCCAGTTCATCAGGGTACTGAACAACATCCGGATCGGCATCATCCGGTGTGGTGATCTTGCTGCCACCCGTATTGTAGGTTTCAAACATGGCAGTAAATCTGCTCAGTGAAATAAGATCGGAACCGCCACCGCCTGAACCGCCACCTGCGCTTGCACGAAGATTTTCGCCAACTACAGATATTTCAGAAAAGTGACTTTCCAGATCTACAGTATCTACACCCATTTCATAGGGTTCGAATTCGTGTACTTCTTTCAGTACATAGTATGCCGCAGTTGGATAAAGCTCATAAAAACCGTTCAAATCGGTTGGTCCTTTCGCCATAATGCCAAACCACTCTTCATTCATATTATTTTCGCCGGGAACATGGTCAAACTCATATCCGCCGTTTTCCCATGATGCGTTGGTATCGTGAGTGTCGAGTCCCTCGGTTTGTCCGTATTTCCACCAGCCATCACTGAACTGAAAAGTAAAACCACCAATGGAGTTATTACTGCCGCCTAAACCGGCTGCATTTCTGTAAATATCTTTCCAGTTACTTAATAAATAGGTTGCTTGTGGGATCTGCGCCTCTTGCAATGTTTGAGCGTTAAATCTATCTGAGCCAAATTCAGTAAGAAGAACAGGTTTTCCATACTCATTTTGAACTCTTTCATACAGGTCGGTGAAAGTCATTCCCCGATAAGTATTCGTTCCAAAGATGTCCATATCGGGAACTAATTCGGCAACAAGGTCCATAAAAAGCAGATCACCGTTTGCCATAGCAATAGGCCGGCTGCTGTCTATAGCTTTCATCTCTACAGCCGCTTCATTGAAGAGTTCATACATGGCCCTTGCTCGGATTGTAGATTCTCTGTCCTCAATAGGTATATCTTCGGTTTCAGCTCCGCCCCAGAATAATCCGTAGTTATTTTCATTTCCCAAAAGATATAGAAGCAGCCCCGGGGTATCTCTATACTCTTCTGCGAGTTGAGTGACTTCCTCAAGCAGTAATTCTTTTACCCTCTCATCTGAATACTCTGTATTAGCCATCCAGGATCCGTCGATTGTTAACCCGTAACGCCCAAATGAGTGATTGAGCATCGTATAAATGCCGTAATTCTCATATATATATGTAATCCATCTCTTGGGTATTCCTGTATAGACACGTATTACATTCACACCCATATTTTTTAACAAGCCCATTTCATAATCCAGAGCCTGCTGTATAAACTCCGGAGACTGATTCCAAAGGCTGTAGTTAAAGTTGGTTCCCCTGGGAAAATAGTCCCAGTTCATTCCGTTTACCATTAGTGGCTCACCGTCGACGAGAAGTCTCCATCCATCTTCACTCTCTTCAACTACTACATTCTCTGTTTGCGCCATTAAGGGAACAGAGTAGATGAAAAAAAGACTCAATATTGATAGACAGATCACAGTAATTTTAGCTTTCATAGAGGTCATTTTTATTAACTTTGAAAATTCTTGCTAAGGATCTGTATGTAATGCCTATTCCAACAAATCCAACCTCACATTAATGATGAAGAGGAGCGATCGCAAGATATACATTATATATACAAGCCAAAATAAAAGCGCTTTTTTATGCCATGAAAGTGCATTTAAAAGCTTTTAAACCAACAAAATCAAACTTAGATAAAAAGGTCCAATTAGTGTTGAAAAAAATTCGCTTGTATATACTTTTTAAAGGTGAAGGAAGGATGATTTTCTGGAAAAGCGCGATAAATACATAAACGAAGGAGAGGAATAATTTCAGATCGGATTTAAAAATGCTCGATCTCTTATTTTAAAAATGGTTATCAGTTTAGACAAGGAAAGAGGTAAACTTAACAGCAAACTTATTTCAATGTTGAGTAGAAATATTTTAAAAATGACTTGTTTAAAAAAAAGAGCAGAAATAGATGAAGATTTTATCACCTAATACTGCTCTTAAAATATTATCGAAAAACTGACTGTTTAAATCCTGATTAGTTGCCCAAAAACTGCTCTCCGGGTTTCGGAATTTCAACTTTTGTATCACAGTATTCCTGTGTGAATTCTTTAAAATCCTCAGGGTCACCTGTCAGAACCGGAAATGTTCCGTAGTGAATTGGAACAGCAACTTTGGCGTTTAGCATGTCGCAGCAAATCGCCGCTTCCTGTGGTCCCATGGTGTAGTAGTCTCCCATCGGCACAGCAATAACATGCGGCTGATACATCTCGCCATATAGCTCCAGGTCGCCAAAGATGTTGGTATCGCCCAGATGGTAAAAACAGATATCATCTTCAAAAGAGATTACAAGACCACCGGCTTCTCCGGCATAATCCCCCTGAAAGGACGAGCTGTGATTGGCATTAACCAGTGTCACTGAAAAATCATCAAAATGTACTGTCCCGCCTTTATTGAACTCTACTCGCTGATCTTCCTTCAACCCGTGCTTCTTGAGTAAGTGAGAAAGCTCTACCTGAGCCACTACTTTACATCCGGTTTTTTCGGCCAGATCCAACGTATCCCCAACGTGATCTTCGTGTCCGTGGGTTAACAAAATGTAGTCTATATCATCCGGATTCTTCTGATCATCCGGTGTTTTTGGATTTTGCGACAGGAAAGGATCTACATAAATAACTTTCCCTGAAGGAGATTCAAGACGAAAGGCGGAATGTCCCAGCCACCAAGCTTTAATTTTAGTATCCATACTTACGTGTTGATTTTATTTGTGGTTAAAAATTCTTTGATCTTAGTGATTCAACAAAAACAGTAAATCAATCGTTGACAATAGATAAAGGGAATGGTATTAATATAAAAAGCAATTCTGTTTATTGATGCAGAAACAAAAAACGGATCGTTCAGATAAGAAAGCTGAAAACCAATAATCTCAAATAGGGTAAATATGTCTCAAAGAGTTAAACTACATCCGGATGCGCCTCACAAGAAAAAAATATTTGAATTGACTGATGAACTCATCGATGGTTCAGTCATGGTCCTTCCCACCGATAGTCAATATGCACTGATCTGCGACTACAAGAACAAAAAAGGCATAGATAGAATCAGGAAAATTCGACAACTGGATAAAAATGATCATCTGACAGTGATGTGCCATAGCCTGGAAAATGTTTCGATATTTGCACATCTGAGTGACGACAATTTTAAATTGATTAAAAGGCTGATACCCGGTCCTTACACATTCATCTTACCGGCAACACGTGAAGTTCCCCGACTGCTAACTCATCCTAAGAAAAGGACTGTTGGAATACGTGTGCCGGATCATTCCGTTTGTCTGGAATTGATACAAGAACTGGGTCACCCGGTAATGGCGATTACTGCAAAACTGCCCAACGTAGAATTTGGAAGTCCGGAAGAAGGAAATAAAGAGATGTATCTCAACCGGTTCGATAAGGTTGTGGATGTGGTGGTAGACGATCAAATGGATGAACTATCGGACGAGGAAACCAGCATACTGGATTTGACCGGAGACGAACCTGTACTTCTGAGAGAAGGATTGGGCATGGAAAGATTAAGGGAAGCGATCGCTCTGGAAGGATTTACTCTCGATTTGCCGGAGACAGTATGAGAATAGCAATCAATACGGGTGGCGGCGATGCGCCCGGACTGAATGCGGCAATTCGTTCTGCTACACTTTCTGCCATACGGCGGGGCTGGGAAGTTTTTGGGATTCGTAATGGCTATGGATCGCTCTACTCAGACGAACCATTTATTCCGCTGACCCGGCAACGTGTTCACGGAATTACTCTTCAAGGCGGCACCATTCTGGGTACGGCAAATCGGGGAAATCCATTCGAGATGCCTTATCAGAAAAAAGATGGAAGCTGGGGTCTGGAAGATCGATCGGATGAAGCCGTTGAGGTTTTTGAATCTCACAATATTGACGCACTTGTAGCCATTGGCGGTGATGGATCCATGCGTATAGCCCATAAACTCACTCAAAAAGGAGTTCCTGTTGTTGGGGTCCCAAAAACGATAGATAACGACATCTGGGGATGTGAAGTAACTCTCGGGTTTGATACGGCCGTTACCACAGCAACGGAAGCCATTGATAAAATTACAACCACGGCAGAATCGCACCGCCGGATTATGGTTATAGAAGTGATGGGGCGCTATGCAGGATGGATTGCCCTTCACTCCGGACTTTCAGCGTCGGCAGACGTTATTTTGATACCGGAAATAGAGTTTTCACTGGATTCCATTGCTCAAAAAATTATGGAGAAAGAAAAAAAGGGGGAGACCTATTCCATCGTTGTTGTGGCCGAGGGTGCTAAAGAAGTTGGAGGAGATCACTTTGTAAAAGGTAAGGTGATAGGTCAGGCTGAGCAATTAGGAGGAGTTGGAGAATATCTCGAGAAGAAGTTATCTGAAATGACGGGGAAAGAGTCGCGCTCTCTGGTTTTAGGACACCTACAGCGAGGCGGGACACCCTCAACGAGTGACCGGCTTATTTCTCTTCGATTTGGAGCTGCCGCCATCCGATCATTAGCTGATAAAGACTTTAATAAAATGATTGTGATGCAGCAGAATGAGATTCGAAGAATACCTCTTTCTGAAGTTGCCGATAAGATAAAACTTGTTCCATTGGATGGAGATACTATCCTAACGGCAAGAGAAATTGGAGTTTGTCTGGGGAATTGAGGTATGAGCTTTTTAAGCGGATTAAGAGGAATGGTTAGTGGCAGAGCATCACTTTCTGAAAAGTGGTTACAGCCGGAGGCAGAAGAGGATCTTGACAAAATGGTCGCAGCTAACTCCGGGAAACACGTGATCTATAAACACAGTTATAGCTGTGCAGTCTGTCTGTTTTCTAAACTGAAAGTAGAAGAAATCATGGATAAATATGATGATCGGGCATCATTTCATTTTGTTGATGTGTTGAAAAACAGGGCACTCTCCCGAAAAATAGCCGACATGACAGGATTGAGACATGAATCTCCCCAAATTATCGTATTAAACGATGGAAAAGTTTTCTGGCATGAATCTCATTCAGGTATATCAAAAGAAGAGCTGGAAAAAGCAATTCTGTCCTGAAATTGACATCGAAAGGGGATACTTTAAAAATCAGACAGTACTGTTATTTAAAGTCGGGCAGTGTTTTGATTGATAAGATCAGCCCGACCTACAAACTGTTCATTAGTAAACAAAAAAACTTAAATCATTACATCCATTATGGATCAGAAGAGAAAGCAACCAAAAGGTAAATCGATTGAAATTGAGTTGAAAGATGATGAGGCAAACGGAACGTACTCAAATTTGGTAATGATTACGCACTCTCAATCTGAGTTTGTGTTTGATTTCATCTCCATGATGCCGGCTGTTCCAAAAGCTAAAGTCATGAAACGGATTATCATGACACCCGATCATGCCAAACGTCTTGCCAATGCGTTGAACGAAAATATCAGAAAGTTCGAAGCTGAAAATGGCACGATCTCAACAGCTTCAAAAGACAAATTTGATATTCCATTTAATTACCGCGGTCCTAAACCTGAAGCGTAAATACCGTCTATTTTTTAGCCATAATTAAGGCTATTAAACCAAGTATGAAGAAAAACAGATGAGGGAAAAAGGCGGTAAATTCGGGCGTTAGTGTACCTGCGGCTCCAAAGGGTTCAATCACTTTCATTAAAGTGAGGTAAATGAAGCTGAAGGAGAGTCCGGCTGCAATATAAAATCCCTTTCCGCCTTTTCGCCTTTCCGTGGCAATTGCAAACCCGATGATGCAGACCACAATGATGGAAATCGGGTAAGCCATTCGGCTGTATAGCTGAACTTGTGGAAGGGCAATGCCACCGGCTCCAATCCTTTTTATTGATTCGATATATTCCAGCGCCTCTGGGTACGTAAGCTGATAAATATCTGATGTTCTCCGTGTTAAGTCTCTCGGGAGAATATTCAGTTCAATCTCTTCATCTTCAGTATCAAACTCTTCGAATGCTACATCCCGGAAAACTCGATTTTGTGCACGGTCTGTTACCCATGTTGATGTGGAATCGACCCAGCTTATTCTGTTGGCAGTAATAATTTTTTGAATCCGATCTTCTTCAAATTCAATAAAGGTAACTCTGTGACCGATATTGGCATTATGATCATAGAAATTGATGTTTATAATAGTACTGTCAGAGTCCTGCCTGAATATCCCACCTCTGTCTATCCTGTCGCCGCTATTCGACATGTACTGCTGCTCGAAAGCAATTCGCTCTGCATTTGAGTTTGGAATAATAAATGCATCGAGATAGCTGACCGTTAATGCCACGGTTAAACCAAAGAAAAGATACGGCATGATGAGTCGGTAAAGACTGATACCGGAAGCTTTGATGGCTGTAATTTCAAGCCTCTCTGTCATCTGACCCGTTAAAACAAGACAAGCCACCAAAACGGCCACCGGAGATACAAGACGAGTCATCTCCGGGATATAGTTTAGATAGTATTGTCCCCAGATCTCAGCCATGTCTGCACCTTTATCTGCAAATTCATCACTGTTTTCTGAGAAATCAATCAGTACAAAGATGAGGATCAGCATCCCAAGCACAAATAGAGTGATGGTAAAAAGCCTCAGTAAAATATATCGGTCGAGCTTATTCATCTTTCTGAAATAAGTTTGTAATGCGTATGGAGGTACTTACGTGCAGAGTTAATATAATGCCGACTATCAGAAAGAAAATATTGATCCCCCACATTCCCCAAAACGGACTGATTACCAGGCGGTCGGCCAATTTTTCACCTTGGATAATCGCGATAAAGTAGACCGTTAAAAGTCCGCCACTGATTAGTGCCGCAACTCCCAGGTTCCCTTTTCGTGTCAGCATGCCAATCGGTGCTCCCAGAAAAACAAAAACCACACACGCAAAAGGAATAGATAGTTTTTTGTGTACTTCTACTAAAAATTCAGCCACTCTGAAATCCCGCCAGCTAACATTTGACTTTAAATTATCCAGCTCGGAGTTGTAGCGGTCTATGGTATTGATCGCACGGTTTATGGCTCCAATTTGGGTGGCGGGATTAGGCAGGTCATTCAGAACAAGCAGATCAGACTGGTAAACTCTGAGGGTATCTTGTGTATCATCCCGAACTAAGTTGAGGGAACTCCCGGATTCTGAGTAGAATGGGGTTTGTTCGTTCTGACCGGTTGCATTTCTGAATTTGTCCCTTTCGCGATTCTGTTCGGTGCGCAGGGTATCCACTACGGCAATCATGGCCTGAGCGCTCATGGTTCTGTCATTCCGGCTGCGCTGTTCGGGGTTTGACCGTGAAAAAGAGAGATC
This is a stretch of genomic DNA from Rhodohalobacter barkolensis. It encodes these proteins:
- a CDS encoding Ig-like domain-containing protein translates to MKFLELKSTQLTILAGLLLMFFAQGCERSVDGLEEPDFPANPEVFIDGFSAGLEYYPYEDSRQDAFSVDEDDTYDNSAASMRFDVPNVGDPAGAYAGAIFRDENGGRNLTSYNALTFYAKGTKAGSINDIGFGQDFLGDQYAVTRNDLKLTTNWEKYIIPIPDPSVLTSEQGLFWYAEGPEDGDGYSFWVDELQYENLPGLAQARPAILNGNEETQTSFIGSNTSVSGLTFTVNQANGVDVTVGAAPAYYSFSSSDQSVATVNEDGEVNVVGQGTAEITATLGDLNASGALIIESIGNFTPAPTPTEDPDDVISIFSDAYENVPVDFYNGFYEPFQTTTSSDFTVDGNDVLGYENFNFVGIEFNQNVPTIDGSDMNILSMDVFFPDEVPDNSTLRVTLRDFGADDSFGGGDDTEEATSASNPELESGEWITIELDISGMANKSNLGQIVLDSDLGPGLAGETIYVDNIYLRR
- a CDS encoding glycoside hydrolase family 2 TIM barrel-domain containing protein — encoded protein: MKAKITVICLSILSLFFIYSVPLMAQTENVVVEESEDGWRLLVDGEPLMVNGMNWDYFPRGTNFNYSLWNQSPEFIQQALDYEMGLLKNMGVNVIRVYTGIPKRWITYIYENYGIYTMLNHSFGRYGLTIDGSWMANTEYSDERVKELLLEEVTQLAEEYRDTPGLLLYLLGNENNYGLFWGGAETEDIPIEDRESTIRARAMYELFNEAAVEMKAIDSSRPIAMANGDLLFMDLVAELVPDMDIFGTNTYRGMTFTDLYERVQNEYGKPVLLTEFGSDRFNAQTLQEAQIPQATYLLSNWKDIYRNAAGLGGSNNSIGGFTFQFSDGWWKYGQTEGLDTHDTNASWENGGYEFDHVPGENNMNEEWFGIMAKGPTDLNGFYELYPTAAYYVLKEVHEFEPYEMGVDTVDLESHFSEISVVGENLRASAGGGSGGGGSDLISLSRFTAMFETYNTGGSKITTPDDADPDVVQYPDELGFDHMQSYLIGVEANPSPNMRAEVVANVLGNVAENPIDEIFYENRGRAVELMGQNGNVTAESLNRVDIYSASYSWNDEYFNLDGFYRTGHYHWGYEGDFFGLYPESNYGDQIFTYNGEAPFGFEAEGKKMLDGAKLAFGPQLWWGANPAVLLKYSRDIGQTSLTGIFHEDIERQGLTGSSFAIPQPKTRRLTLYAGRDFGNFGVELGGIWAGEPLNGREFQLAREQADGGYDVYVDEIKPEDNWGGKLKLTYEGGRFNWYAQSAVMGLVAQGGADQTMTFTGWRLKDSGSGNQYNFLSGFTYMLGNIQVAPNFLWQKPIEGPIPSGVDAPARPRNILDDPFVVRSNREQVAGELLLTYDPTPGTYMYEWDNDMAEDAALAMSLGFVYRYLPTTQDAAIGILPDGRTFFPFPGAPPVPDENIFGLNGLWEVNARIVSKVNRDLGIIANLYGGEAQANGSDPRLITRFGGDLRMIYKQLKFSSHVKVNDWGPYDYHRDFNLTFPLQLMADFSTDLGRPDWFDLPSTRIGVRGTWRSLDDFSPRYAPTYMMDPSGELVPDPTAFGFDNGSEWEFRTYIQINLTN
- a CDS encoding metal-dependent hydrolase, which gives rise to MDTKIKAWWLGHSAFRLESPSGKVIYVDPFLSQNPKTPDDQKNPDDIDYILLTHGHEDHVGDTLDLAEKTGCKVVAQVELSHLLKKHGLKEDQRVEFNKGGTVHFDDFSVTLVNANHSSSFQGDYAGEAGGLVISFEDDICFYHLGDTNIFGDLELYGEMYQPHVIAVPMGDYYTMGPQEAAICCDMLNAKVAVPIHYGTFPVLTGDPEDFKEFTQEYCDTKVEIPKPGEQFLGN
- a CDS encoding L-threonylcarbamoyladenylate synthase: MSQRVKLHPDAPHKKKIFELTDELIDGSVMVLPTDSQYALICDYKNKKGIDRIRKIRQLDKNDHLTVMCHSLENVSIFAHLSDDNFKLIKRLIPGPYTFILPATREVPRLLTHPKKRTVGIRVPDHSVCLELIQELGHPVMAITAKLPNVEFGSPEEGNKEMYLNRFDKVVDVVVDDQMDELSDEETSILDLTGDEPVLLREGLGMERLREAIALEGFTLDLPETV
- a CDS encoding 6-phosphofructokinase; the protein is MRIAINTGGGDAPGLNAAIRSATLSAIRRGWEVFGIRNGYGSLYSDEPFIPLTRQRVHGITLQGGTILGTANRGNPFEMPYQKKDGSWGLEDRSDEAVEVFESHNIDALVAIGGDGSMRIAHKLTQKGVPVVGVPKTIDNDIWGCEVTLGFDTAVTTATEAIDKITTTAESHRRIMVIEVMGRYAGWIALHSGLSASADVILIPEIEFSLDSIAQKIMEKEKKGETYSIVVVAEGAKEVGGDHFVKGKVIGQAEQLGGVGEYLEKKLSEMTGKESRSLVLGHLQRGGTPSTSDRLISLRFGAAAIRSLADKDFNKMIVMQQNEIRRIPLSEVADKIKLVPLDGDTILTAREIGVCLGN
- the ytxJ gene encoding bacillithiol system redox-active protein YtxJ, with product MSFLSGLRGMVSGRASLSEKWLQPEAEEDLDKMVAANSGKHVIYKHSYSCAVCLFSKLKVEEIMDKYDDRASFHFVDVLKNRALSRKIADMTGLRHESPQIIVLNDGKVFWHESHSGISKEELEKAILS
- a CDS encoding DUF3467 domain-containing protein, with product MDQKRKQPKGKSIEIELKDDEANGTYSNLVMITHSQSEFVFDFISMMPAVPKAKVMKRIIMTPDHAKRLANALNENIRKFEAENGTISTASKDKFDIPFNYRGPKPEA
- a CDS encoding LptF/LptG family permease, producing the protein MNKLDRYILLRLFTITLFVLGMLILIFVLIDFSENSDEFADKGADMAEIWGQYYLNYIPEMTRLVSPVAVLVACLVLTGQMTERLEITAIKASGISLYRLIMPYLFFGLTVALTVSYLDAFIIPNSNAERIAFEQQYMSNSGDRIDRGGIFRQDSDSTIININFYDHNANIGHRVTFIEFEEDRIQKIITANRISWVDSTSTWVTDRAQNRVFRDVAFEEFDTEDEEIELNILPRDLTRRTSDIYQLTYPEALEYIESIKRIGAGGIALPQVQLYSRMAYPISIIVVCIIGFAIATERRKGGKGFYIAAGLSFSFIYLTLMKVIEPFGAAGTLTPEFTAFFPHLFFFILGLIALIMAKK